From the genome of Biomphalaria glabrata chromosome 17, xgBioGlab47.1, whole genome shotgun sequence, one region includes:
- the LOC129923728 gene encoding LWamide neuropeptides-like, translating into MAVIPNPTWSVASDSQPNLVCGSDSQPNLVCGNDSQPNLVCGNDSQPNLVCGNDSQPNLVCGNDYQPNLVCGNDSQPNLVCGSDSQPNLVCGNDSQPNLVCGNDSQPNLVCGNDSQPNLVCGSDSQPNLVCGNDSQPNLVCGNDSQPNLVCGNDSQPNLVCGNDSQPNLVCGSDSQPNLVCGQ; encoded by the coding sequence ATGGCAGTGATTCCCAACCCAACTTGGTCTGTGGCCAGTGATTCCCAACCTAACTTGGTCTGTGGCAGTGATTCCCAACCTAACTTGGTCTGTGGCAATGATTCCCAACCTAACTTGGTCTGTGGCAATGATTCCCAACCTAACTTGGTCTGTGGCAATGATTCCCAACCTAACTTGGTCTGTGGCAATGATTACCAACCTAACTTGGTCTGTGGCAATGATTCCCAACCCAACTTGGTCTGTGGCAGTGATTCCCAACCTAACTTGGTCTGTGGCAATGATTCCCAACCTAACTTGGTCTGTGGCAATGATTCCCAACCTAACTTGGTCTGTGGCAATGATTCCCAACCTAACTTAGTCTGTGGTAGTGATTCCCAACCTAACTTGGTCTGTGGCAATGATTCCCAACCTAACTTGGTCTGTGGCAATGATTCCCAACCTAACTTGGTCTGTGGCAATGATTCACAACCTAACTTGGTCTGTGGCAATGATTCCCAACCCAACTTGGTCTGTGGCAGTGATTCCCAACCTAACTTGGTCTGTGGCCAGTGA